Proteins from one Bos taurus isolate L1 Dominette 01449 registration number 42190680 breed Hereford chromosome 7, ARS-UCD2.0, whole genome shotgun sequence genomic window:
- the ANKRD34B gene encoding ankyrin repeat domain-containing protein 34B (The RefSeq protein has 1 frameshift compared to this genomic sequence), with the protein MDECVEISSDGNSLIKAVHQSRLRLTRLLLEGGAYINESNDRGETPLMIACKTKHVDHQSVSKAKMVKYLLENNADPNIQDKSGKTALMHACLEKAGPEVVSLLLKSGADLSLQDHSSSSALVYAINSEDRETLKVLLSACKAKGKEVIIITTAKSPSGRHTTKQYLNMPPGGMDGCHTPATCATPSEIDLKTASPPLSHSSETETTLFGFKDLEPAGSSDDTGDRGSPVRKPGLTPNGPKLPQAPHWIRSPPLLMHRVASLQEELQDITPEEELSYKANRLALSKRFITRHQSIDVKDTAHLLRAFDQASSRKMSFDEVNHQSFFSEGNQQCIDIPVDQEPDSNQTIFASTLRSIVQKRNSGANHYSSDSQLSAGLTPAASDDGKAFIGKKKILSPSSSLLSGSKELLENIPPGPLSRRTHARLERRGSGAFPLDHNSTQTRPGFLPPLNVNPHPPISDINVSNKISSLLSCGQKVLMPIVPIFPKEFKSKKMLLRRQSLQTEQIKQLVNF; encoded by the exons ATGGATGAATGTGTAGAAATTTCCAGTGATGGAAATTCCCTAATTAAAGCGGTCCATCAGAGCCGGCTTCGCCTTACAAGACTCTTGTTGGAAGGCGGCGCTTACATCAATGAGAGCAATGACCGTGGGGAAACACCTTTAATGATTGCTTGTAAGACCAAACATGTTGATCACCAGAGTGTCAGTAAAGCCAAAATGGTTAAATACCTGTTAGAAAACAATGCTGATCCCAACATACAGGACAAATCTGGGAAAACTGCCTTAATGCATGCTTGCTTAGAAAAAGCTGGTCCTGAAGTTGTTTCGTTGCTCCTAAAGAGCGGGGCTGACCTCAGCTTGCAAGATCATTCTAGTTCCTCGGCCCTGGTTTATGCTATAAATTCAGAAGATAGAGAGACCCTGAAAGTTCTCCTTAGTGCTTGCaaggcaaaggggaaagaggTCATTATCATAACAACAGCAAAATCGCCCTCTGGCAGGCACACCACCAAACAGTACTTAAATATGCCTCCTGGGGGTATGGATGGGTGTCATACTCCAGCCACCTGTGCCACTCCTTCAGAAATAGACTTAAAAACAGCCTCACCACCACTTTCACATTCTTCTGAAACTGAAACGACACTTTTTGGCTTTAAAGATCTGGAGCCTGCAGGAAGCAGTGATGATACTGGGGATCGAGGCTCCCCTGTGAGGAAGCCTGGTCTGACCCCTAATGGGCCCAAGCTCCCTCAGGCTCCTCACTGGATCAGGAGTCCTCCCTTATTAATGCACAGAGTGGCCTCCTTACAAGAGGAGCTTCAGGATATTACTCCAGAGGAAGAATTATCTTACAAAGCCAACCGGCTGGCACTTTCCAAGCGATTCATTACTAggcaccaaagtattgatgtaAAAGACACTGCGCATTTGCTAAGAGCCTTCGATCAGGCCAGCTCAAGAAAGATGTCATTTGACGAAGTAAATCATCAATCATttttttcagaaggaaatcagcaATGCATTGACATCCCAGTGGATCAGGAGCCAGACTCTAACCAGACAATATTTGCTTCCACCCTAAGAAGTATAGTTCAAAAAAGAAACTCAGGAGCAAATCACTACAGCTCTGATTCCCAGCTCTCAGCTGGTCTTACCCCTGCAGCTTCAGACGATGGCAAAgcatttataggaaaaaaaaagattctctcGCCATCTTCTTCCTTGTTATCAGGGTCCAAAGAATTGTTGGAGAATATCCCCCCAGGTCCCCTGAGCAGGAGAACTCATGCCCGTTTAGAAAGGCGTGGTTCAGGAGCTTTCCCTTTAGATCACAACAG TACACAAACCAGACCAGGATTCCTTCCACCCTTAAATGTGAACCCTCACCCTCCCATATCAGATATCAATGTCAGCAACAAGATTTCCAGCCTTCTTTCTTGTGGTCAAAAAGTGCTTATGCCAATAGTTCCTATTTTCCCCAAAGAATTCAAAAGTAAAAAGATGTTGTTAAGGAGACAATCATTGCAAACAGAACAAATTAAGCAGTTAGTTAATTTTTAA